TCGCCGTCGCCAGCGGCGCGGTGGACCAGGGGCTCGCCCCGCTCGCGACGGCCTACGTGCTCCTGATGGCGGTCTTCGGCCCGGTCGCCGCACGCGTGGTCGAGCCCATGGCCCGGTGGGCGTGGTCGCTGCGCCAGCGCCGCTTGGCCGGCGCCGAGTCCTGACGCCCGCGCTTGCGCACTGAATGAGTCATTGGGGTACTTGAACGCACCGAATGACTCATTCAGTGCGCAACCCTGCCCCGGCGTCCCGCATCGTGGGTCGTGGTGACCGCGATGGGGGAAGATGCGGGCATGCGTGCTGTCACTGCGTTGTTCGCCGCCGTGCTCGTCGTGGTGGCGGGGTGTGCTCCCGTCGAGGAGCAGGCACCCGCCGCCTCCGGCCCCGCCACCCCCGGGGTCGGCGAGTGCGCCAAGACCGCCATGAAGACCAGGACCCCGGGCAAGTTCACGTTCGGCACCGACCAGCCGGTGTACGAGCCGTGGTTCTCCGGCGACGACCCGGCCAACGGCAAGGGGTTCGAGTCCGCGGTCGCCTACGCCGTCGCGGGCAAGCTCGGCTACGCCAAGGCCGAGGTGGACTGGGTGCGGGTGCCGTTCAACGCGGCCATCCAGCCGGGGCCGAAGTCCTTCGACGCCAACCTCAACGAGTTCTCGATCACCGAGGACCGGCGCAAGGCGGTCGACTTCTCCAGCCCGTACTACGACGTGACCCAGGCCGTCGTCGCCTTCAAGAGCTCCCCGGCCGCGAAGGCCACCACGGTCGCCGCGCTCAAGGAGTTCAAGCTCGGCGCGCAGGTCGGCACCACCAGCTACGACGCGGCGGCCAAGCAGGTGCAGCCGACGCAGCAGGTGGCGGTCTACAACACCAACGACGACGCCAAGCAGGCGCTGCGCAACAACCAGGTGCAGGCGATCGTGGTCGACCTGGCGACCGCGTTCTACATCACCTCGGCCGAGCTGCCGGACGCGGTGATCGTCGGCCAGCTCCCGGCCGGCGGCGGCAAGGTCGAGCAGTTCGGCATCGTGCTGGACAAGGGCAGCTCGCTGACGCGCTGCGTGTCGGCGGCCGTCGACGCGCTGCGCGCGGACGGCACCCTGGCCAAGACCGAGCAGCAGTGGCTGGCCGAAGCGGGCAAGGCGCCCAAGCTCACGTGAGCGCGCCCAGCCAACTCCAACTGGAGCGCTTGGCGTACAAGCGTTCCCGCGCGCGAAGGTCCACAGTGGTCGCACTGGCGTCCACTGTGGTCTTCGCGGTCGCCGCGTGGTTGACGATCACCAACGCGCCCGGCTGGCCACGCGTGCAGGCGTCCTTCTTCGACTGGGAGACGGCGAAGAAGTCGTTGCCCGCGTTGCTGGACGGCTTGTGGCTCAACGTCCGCGTGCTCGTCGTGTGCGGGATCCTGATCCTCGTCATCGGTCTGGCGGTCGCCGCCGTGCGCACGCTGCGCGGGCCGGTGTGGTTCCCGCTGCGGGCGCTGGCCACCGCCTACGTCGACCTGTTCCGCGGGCTTCCGCTGATCATCTGCCTGTACCTGATCGGGTTCGGTCTTCCGGGACTGCGGCTGAACGGCATCCCCAACGATCCGGTCGTGCTCGGCTCGATCGCGCTGGTGCTCGTCTACTCCGCCTACGTCGCCGAGGTCTTCCGGGCGGGCATCGAGTCGGTCCACCCCTCGCAGCTGGCTTCGGCGCGCTCGCTCGGGCTGACCCACGCGCAGACGATGCGGATCGTCGTGCTGCCGCAGGCGGTCCGGCGCGTGCTGCCGCCGCTGCTCAACGACTTCGTCGCGTTCCAGAAGGACTGCGGGCTGATCTCCGTGCTGGGCGCGGTGGACGCGGTGCGGGCGGCGCAGATCGAGTCGGCCAGTTCCTACAACTTCACCCCGTACGTGGTGGCGGGGCTGCTGTTCGTGGTGCTCGCGGTGCCCTCCAGCCGGTTGGCGGACTGGGTGTCCCGGCGCGCGGCGCGGCGGCAGAACGCGGGAGGCCCCGGTGCTTGAGGTCCGCAACCTGGTGAAGCGCTACGGCACGCACCTCGTGCTCGACGGCGTCGACCTCGACGTCGCCGAGCACGAGGTCGTCGTGCTCATCGGTTCTTCCGGTTCCGGCAAGTCCACGCTGCTCAAGTGCGTGAACCTGCTGGAGGAGATCGACGACGGCCGGATCGTGCTGGACGGGGTGGACATCTCCGACCCGCGCACGAACCCCGACCACGCGCGGCGCGGCATGGGCATCGTCTTCCAGGCGTTCAACCTGTTCCCGCACCTGAACGTGCTCGACAACGTGATGCTCGCGCCGAAGGTCGTGCACAAGGTGCCCGAGGAGCAGGCCCGCGACCGCGCGATGGAGCTGCTGGCGAAGGTCGGCCTCGCGGAGAAGGCGACGGCCTATCCGGACCGGCTCTCCGGTGGCCAGCAGCAGCGGGTGGCGATCGCGCGTGCGCTGGCCTACGACCCGAAGCTGTTGCTGCTGGACGAGATCACCAGCGCACTGGACCCGGAACTGGTCGGCGAGGTGCTGACGCTCGTGCGCGAGCTGGCCGCGAGCGGGACCACCCTGCTGATGGCCACGCACGAGATGGGCTTCGCCAAGCAGGTCGCCGACCGGGTGTGCTTCCTCGACGGCGGCGCGCTGATCGAGTCCGGTCCGCCGTCCCAGATCCTGGAAAGCCCGGAACACCCTCGCACGCAACAGTTTCTTTCGCGGATCATCCAGGCTGGACGGTTGTAGCGAACGCAACAAGTGCCGAATCGGGCTCGGGGGTGCAGGATCGCAGCGTGGCTTTCCTATCGTGAGGCATTCGTACAGCGAGGAGGCTCCGTTGACTCCAATTCAGCCGCCGGGCCCCGACATCCTCCGCTGGCCGGGGCTGGCCGCTCCCCCGCCCAACCCGCTGCGGGCGGGCATCGCCGAGCGGCTGTTCCGGCACGCGGTGCGGACGCTGCCGATCCAGGTGCGGCTGCCGGGCGGGCAGCTGCTCGGCGCGGGTGGCCCGGACTCGCCGGTGATGCGGATCCTGCGGCCCGCGACCTTCTTCCACCGCCTCGGCCTGGACTCCAAGATCGGTTTCGGGGAGTCCTACATGGCCGGGGACTGGACCAGCAGCAGGCTCGCCGACGTGCTCACCCCGTTCGCGCGGCGGATGGCGACGCTCGTTCCCAAGCCCCTGCAAGCCTTCCGCCGTGCGGTGGACCGGCCGCAGCCGTCCGCGGAGCGCAACACCGTCGACGGCGCGCGGGAGAACATCCACCGGCACTACGACCTGTCCAACGACCTGTTCGCCACGTTCCTCGACGAGACGATGACGTACTCGTCGGCGTGGTTCACCCCGGCCTCCTCCGACCTCGCCGAGGCGCAACGCCGCAAGATCGACGGCATCCTGGACTACGCGGGGGTGCGCAGGGGCACGCGCATGCTGGAGATCGGCACCGGCTGGGGCGAGCTGGCGATCCGGGCGGCCCAGCGCGGCGCCGAGGTGACCTCGCTGACCATCTCGGCTGAGCAGAAGTCGTTGGCGGAGCAGCGGATCAGCGCGGCGGGCGTCAACGACAAGATCCGGGTGCAGCTGCGCGACTACCGGCACGCTGAGGGCCGCTACGACGCGATCGTCTCCGTCGAGATGATCGAGGCGGTCGGCCGCGAGTACTGGCCGACGTACTTCGGCGCGCTGGACCGGCTGCTGGTGCCGGGCGGGCGGATCGGCCTGCAGGCCATCACGATGCCGCACGATCGCATGCTCGCGACGCGGCGGACGTACACGTGGATCCACAAGTACGTCTTCCCCGGCGGGCTGCTGCCCTCGCTGCGCGCGATCGAGGACAACCTCGCGCGGACCGGTTTGCGGCTGGTGGAACAGCGGTCGCTCGGCCCGCACTACGCGCAGACCTTGCGCGAGTGGCGGGACCGGTTCACCGCGCGCTGGAAGCAGGTCGCCGATCTCGGCTTCGACTCCACGTTCCGGCGGATGTGGGAGTTCTACCTCGCCTACTGCGAGGCCGGGTTCCGCGCCCGCTACATCGACGTGTGGCAGCTGGGGATCACCAAGGCCGCGTAGGCGGAAAGCCCGGCCGTCACGGGGAACGGCCGGGCGCGCCGGGGGTCAGATCTTGACGAGCATCTTGCCGGTGTTGGCGCCCCGCATCAGGTCGATGAAGGCGGTCGGCGCGTTCTCCAGGCCCTCGACGACGGTCTCCCGCGCGACGAGCTTGCCCTCGGCCAGCCAGCCGCCGACCTCCGCGAAGAACTGCTCCTTGAGGTCGCCGTACTCGGCGACGATGAAGCCGCGCAGGTTCATGCCCTTGGTGATCGCGTTGAACAGGTTGCGCGGGGCGACGACCTCGTTCTTCTCGTTGTACTGGGAGATCGCGCCGCACAGCGCGAACCGCGCGCCCTGGTTGGCGACGCTGAGCGCGGCCTCCAGGTGCTCGCCGGCCACGTTGTCGAAGTAGACGTCGATGCCCTCCGGCGCGGCCTTCTCCAGCTGCTCCAGCACGGGGCCGTCCTTGTAGTTGAACGCCTCGTCGAAGCCCAGGTCGTCCTTCAGGTGCGCCACCTTCTCCGCGCTGCCCGCCGAGCCGATCACCTTCGCGGCGCCGCGCAGCTTGGCGATCTGGCCGACCAGCGAGCCGACCGCGCCCGCTGCCCCGGAGACGAACACCACGTCGCCCTCGCGGAAGTCCGCCGCCTTGAGCAGGCCCGCGTAGGCGGTCAGGCCCGGCATGCCCAGCACGCCGAGGAAAACACCGTACGCGCCCCCAGCCAGTCCTGGGTCGACCTTGACCGCGTTCCCGGCGTCGACGACCGCGAACTCCCGCCAGCCGAGGCCGTG
The window above is part of the Allokutzneria albata genome. Proteins encoded here:
- a CDS encoding ABC transporter substrate-binding protein, which translates into the protein MRAVTALFAAVLVVVAGCAPVEEQAPAASGPATPGVGECAKTAMKTRTPGKFTFGTDQPVYEPWFSGDDPANGKGFESAVAYAVAGKLGYAKAEVDWVRVPFNAAIQPGPKSFDANLNEFSITEDRRKAVDFSSPYYDVTQAVVAFKSSPAAKATTVAALKEFKLGAQVGTTSYDAAAKQVQPTQQVAVYNTNDDAKQALRNNQVQAIVVDLATAFYITSAELPDAVIVGQLPAGGGKVEQFGIVLDKGSSLTRCVSAAVDALRADGTLAKTEQQWLAEAGKAPKLT
- a CDS encoding amino acid ABC transporter permease, with amino-acid sequence MSAPSQLQLERLAYKRSRARRSTVVALASTVVFAVAAWLTITNAPGWPRVQASFFDWETAKKSLPALLDGLWLNVRVLVVCGILILVIGLAVAAVRTLRGPVWFPLRALATAYVDLFRGLPLIICLYLIGFGLPGLRLNGIPNDPVVLGSIALVLVYSAYVAEVFRAGIESVHPSQLASARSLGLTHAQTMRIVVLPQAVRRVLPPLLNDFVAFQKDCGLISVLGAVDAVRAAQIESASSYNFTPYVVAGLLFVVLAVPSSRLADWVSRRAARRQNAGGPGA
- a CDS encoding amino acid ABC transporter ATP-binding protein; this translates as MLEVRNLVKRYGTHLVLDGVDLDVAEHEVVVLIGSSGSGKSTLLKCVNLLEEIDDGRIVLDGVDISDPRTNPDHARRGMGIVFQAFNLFPHLNVLDNVMLAPKVVHKVPEEQARDRAMELLAKVGLAEKATAYPDRLSGGQQQRVAIARALAYDPKLLLLDEITSALDPELVGEVLTLVRELAASGTTLLMATHEMGFAKQVADRVCFLDGGALIESGPPSQILESPEHPRTQQFLSRIIQAGRL
- a CDS encoding SAM-dependent methyltransferase, coding for MTPIQPPGPDILRWPGLAAPPPNPLRAGIAERLFRHAVRTLPIQVRLPGGQLLGAGGPDSPVMRILRPATFFHRLGLDSKIGFGESYMAGDWTSSRLADVLTPFARRMATLVPKPLQAFRRAVDRPQPSAERNTVDGARENIHRHYDLSNDLFATFLDETMTYSSAWFTPASSDLAEAQRRKIDGILDYAGVRRGTRMLEIGTGWGELAIRAAQRGAEVTSLTISAEQKSLAEQRISAAGVNDKIRVQLRDYRHAEGRYDAIVSVEMIEAVGREYWPTYFGALDRLLVPGGRIGLQAITMPHDRMLATRRTYTWIHKYVFPGGLLPSLRAIEDNLARTGLRLVEQRSLGPHYAQTLREWRDRFTARWKQVADLGFDSTFRRMWEFYLAYCEAGFRARYIDVWQLGITKAA
- a CDS encoding NADP-dependent oxidoreductase is translated as MTLPADGVEIRLASRPEGWPTSENFTITRAAVPAVGAGQVLVRNLVMSVDPYMRGRMNDTKSYIPPFEVGTALEGGAVGEVIASESPDLAVGDVVLHGLGWREFAVVDAGNAVKVDPGLAGGAYGVFLGVLGMPGLTAYAGLLKAADFREGDVVFVSGAAGAVGSLVGQIAKLRGAAKVIGSAGSAEKVAHLKDDLGFDEAFNYKDGPVLEQLEKAAPEGIDVYFDNVAGEHLEAALSVANQGARFALCGAISQYNEKNEVVAPRNLFNAITKGMNLRGFIVAEYGDLKEQFFAEVGGWLAEGKLVARETVVEGLENAPTAFIDLMRGANTGKMLVKI